One genomic segment of Actinoplanes ianthinogenes includes these proteins:
- a CDS encoding AAA family ATPase, whose amino-acid sequence MTTGTAARADAASLLLAELAWLGPVLRREVRRLRRARLLHEDELRGLYIPDPLVDAVLDDLGGEPEEAGSIAARAVRDPQTPIGRLARRFALSAAETDVLMVAVAPQVDARWQTVYGFVQNSVTLRRPTVDLILRLLVPEAAERLACRRWFHPSGPLVRHALVRLVAEPGDPAPSLSSRTLAVDDRVIAHLLGDDTIAPGLSSWVAMHPPRDLDELVLSPGLRTRLREVADTLHGRTVRHHGPAGDGVGGIGGAAPLGSGAPEHPAISPDATARLGGTATHQPTNGMRATANDPDATAPLDGAALEHHLDGNRATPDKADATGRRSGGAARGDDGAGDGMVLLDGAAGGGRATIAAALSGGRPLLVAEVGGAGGLDAGEAGVLLGREAMLRGAAVYLTGLDSPGGAAVLGAMAGRGVVVLLGDGAQVVREKGLILERVILDGPGSLERGGLWDRALRGRSPGGLERIADLFPIGPGAIERAAARARRRAGRHGREPTEDDVRQAVREECGTGLDGLARRLPAGPGWERLVLPARTMREVRLVGAAVEQRWTVREAWGFGETQLGRGVTALFHGPSGTGKTFAARVLATELGLDLYRVDLSTVVSKYIGETERNLARIFAAARAAHAMVLFDEADALFGRRSAVQDARDRYANIEVAYLLQELEGYDGVALLATNLSGNLDDAFARRLGHAVEFPFPGPELREVLWRQAVPGRAPLAADVDFGALARLELAGGHIQSAVLAAACRAAAAGRAVGMPELVPAAGAELRKLHRMPDRADFGAYFSLLAEDL is encoded by the coding sequence ATGACCACGGGAACGGCGGCACGGGCGGACGCGGCGAGCCTGCTGCTCGCAGAGCTGGCCTGGCTGGGGCCGGTGCTACGGCGGGAGGTGCGGCGGCTGCGGCGGGCCAGGTTGCTGCACGAGGACGAGCTGCGCGGGCTCTACATCCCGGATCCGCTGGTCGACGCGGTGCTCGACGACCTGGGTGGCGAACCGGAGGAGGCCGGCTCGATCGCCGCCCGGGCGGTCCGGGACCCGCAGACGCCGATCGGGCGGCTGGCGCGACGGTTCGCGTTGTCGGCGGCGGAGACGGACGTGCTGATGGTGGCGGTCGCGCCGCAGGTGGACGCGCGGTGGCAGACGGTATACGGGTTCGTGCAGAACTCGGTGACGCTGCGGCGGCCGACGGTCGACCTGATCCTGCGGCTGCTGGTGCCCGAGGCCGCGGAGCGGCTGGCCTGCCGACGGTGGTTCCACCCGTCCGGGCCGCTGGTCCGGCACGCGCTGGTCCGGCTGGTGGCGGAGCCCGGCGATCCCGCCCCGTCGCTCTCGTCACGCACCCTCGCCGTGGACGACCGGGTCATCGCCCACCTGCTCGGCGACGACACCATCGCGCCTGGACTGTCCTCCTGGGTCGCCATGCACCCGCCCCGCGACCTGGACGAACTCGTCCTGTCGCCCGGCCTGCGAACCCGGCTCCGGGAGGTTGCCGACACGCTGCACGGCAGGACGGTTCGCCATCACGGCCCGGCCGGGGACGGGGTGGGCGGCATCGGAGGTGCAGCGCCGCTCGGCAGCGGGGCGCCCGAGCATCCCGCGATCAGCCCCGATGCCACAGCGCGACTCGGCGGCACGGCGACCCACCAACCCACGAACGGCATGCGCGCGACCGCGAACGACCCCGACGCCACAGCGCCGCTCGACGGCGCGGCGCTCGAACATCACCTGGACGGCAATCGCGCCACCCCGGACAAGGCCGACGCGACAGGGCGCCGCAGCGGTGGAGCGGCTCGGGGGGACGACGGCGCCGGGGACGGAATGGTCCTGCTGGACGGGGCCGCGGGGGGTGGACGGGCGACGATCGCCGCGGCGCTGAGTGGGGGGCGGCCGCTGCTGGTGGCGGAGGTGGGCGGCGCGGGTGGGCTGGACGCGGGTGAGGCCGGGGTGCTGCTCGGGCGGGAGGCGATGCTGCGCGGGGCCGCGGTCTACCTGACCGGGCTGGACTCGCCCGGGGGCGCGGCAGTGCTCGGGGCGATGGCCGGGCGGGGTGTGGTGGTGCTGCTCGGGGACGGTGCTCAGGTCGTACGGGAAAAGGGTTTGATCTTGGAGAGGGTGATCCTGGACGGGCCGGGATCGCTGGAGCGCGGCGGTCTCTGGGATCGCGCGCTGCGCGGGCGGTCGCCGGGCGGTCTGGAGCGGATCGCGGACCTGTTCCCGATCGGGCCCGGGGCGATCGAGCGGGCGGCGGCGCGGGCAAGGCGGCGTGCCGGGCGGCACGGGCGGGAGCCCACGGAGGACGACGTGCGACAGGCGGTCCGGGAGGAGTGCGGGACCGGACTGGACGGGCTGGCGCGGCGGCTGCCGGCCGGGCCGGGGTGGGAGCGGCTGGTGTTGCCGGCGCGGACCATGCGGGAGGTACGGCTGGTCGGGGCGGCGGTGGAGCAGCGGTGGACCGTGCGGGAGGCGTGGGGGTTCGGGGAGACGCAGCTCGGGCGCGGGGTGACGGCGCTGTTCCACGGGCCGAGCGGGACCGGGAAGACGTTCGCGGCGCGGGTGCTGGCTACCGAACTCGGGCTCGACCTGTATCGGGTGGATCTGTCGACGGTGGTGAGCAAGTACATCGGGGAGACCGAGCGGAACCTGGCGCGGATCTTCGCGGCGGCGCGGGCGGCGCACGCGATGGTGTTGTTCGACGAGGCGGACGCGTTGTTCGGGCGGCGGTCGGCGGTGCAGGACGCGCGGGACCGGTACGCGAACATCGAGGTCGCCTACCTGTTGCAGGAGCTCGAGGGGTACGACGGGGTGGCGCTGCTGGCGACCAACCTGAGCGGGAACCTGGACGACGCGTTCGCCCGGCGGCTGGGGCATGCGGTGGAGTTCCCGTTCCCGGGGCCGGAGCTGCGGGAGGTGTTGTGGCGGCAGGCGGTGCCGGGGCGAGCGCCGCTCGCGGCGGACGTCGATTTCGGGGCGCTCGCGCGGCTGGAGCTGGCGGGCGGGCACATCCAGAGTGCGGTGCTGGCCGCGGCGTGCCGGGCCGCGGCGGCGGGGCGGGCGGTCGGCATGCCGGAGTTGGTTCCGGCGGCCGGGGCTGAGCTGCGGAAACTGCATCGGATGCCGGACCGGGCGGACTTCGGGGCATATTTCTCGCTGCTGGCTGAGGACCTCTGA